One part of the Phycisphaerae bacterium genome encodes these proteins:
- a CDS encoding peptidylprolyl isomerase: MIAAAQIDKDDPDWRMHLPKPHLVAFNLSHDYYVQMYTSKGPILIRLMPDVTPMAVTNFLYLARLGFYDGLTFHRVIPSFLAQGGDPSGNGTGGPGYEFDDEFNEVLTHDRRGRLSMANHGPNTNGSQFFITFVPLRYLDGRHTVFGQVVEGMDTLEALEEAGSPGTGTPTEPLMMSRVTGYARRGSHMDEVQQAHAAVGGRGLLGGSGQRRAGAPRCWCVAFGGQ, from the coding sequence ATGATTGCCGCTGCCCAGATTGACAAGGACGACCCTGACTGGAGGATGCATCTGCCCAAACCGCATCTCGTGGCCTTCAACCTGTCCCACGACTACTATGTCCAGATGTACACCAGCAAGGGGCCGATTCTGATTCGGCTGATGCCTGATGTCACACCGATGGCCGTGACGAACTTCCTCTACCTCGCCAGACTGGGCTTCTATGACGGGTTGACCTTTCATCGCGTGATCCCCAGTTTCTTGGCTCAGGGAGGGGATCCCTCCGGAAACGGAACTGGCGGTCCCGGATACGAGTTCGATGACGAGTTCAACGAAGTCCTCACTCACGATAGGCGGGGACGCCTGTCGATGGCAAATCACGGGCCCAACACGAATGGGAGCCAGTTCTTCATCACTTTCGTTCCTCTCCGTTACCTGGATGGTAGGCATACCGTATTCGGCCAGGTGGTCGAGGGAATGGACACCCTTGAAGCCCTCGAGGAGGCCGGCTCTCCCGGCACCGGTACGCCCACGGAGCCGTTGATGATGAGCAGAGTCACTGGCTACGCGAGGCGAGGGTCACACATGGATGAGGTGCAACAAGCGCATGCAGCAGTCGGCGGGCGCGGACTGCTCGGGGGAAGCGGGCAGCGCCGAGCTGGCGCCCCCCGCTGCTGGTGCGTCGCGTTCGGCGGGCAATGA